A stretch of DNA from Bradyrhizobium algeriense:
CGTAAGAATCAAAACGGGGCCCGAAAGGGCCCCGTCAAAATCCGTCGGCGATGAGCCTACGAATTACTTGATCTTCGATTCCTTGAACTCGACGTGCTTGCGCGCGACCGGGTCGTACTTCTTCTTGACCAGCTTGTCGGTCATGGTGCGCGAATTCTTCTTGGCGACGTAATAGAAGCCGGTATCCGCCGTGGAAACGAGCTTGACCTTGATGGTGACCGCTTTGGCCATGTTCAGAACCTCAAATAGGGGATATCGGGCGCTGGCCAAATCGGCCTGCATTTGCGCGCAACCTAGCTTCTGATCGCCCAAAGTCAAGGTTTTCGGGGCAAAAACCGGCCAGATTTAGCGGGATTAACCCTCAAAGAACCGGTTTTTCGGCCTCGGCAGCCCCAAATTCTCCCGCAACGTCCGGCCCTCATACTCGGTGCGGAAAATCCCGCGCCTTTGCAGTTCCGGAACCACCTTGTCGACGAAATCGTCGAGGCCTGCCGGGAGGAACGGGAACATGATGTTGAAGCCGTCGCTGCCGCGGCTCATCAGCCATTCCTCCATCTGGTCGGCGATGGTTTGCGGCGTGCCGACGAACGATAGCCCGCCATAGCCGCCGACGCGCTGGGCAAGCTGGCGCACCGTGAGCTTGTCGCGCGCGGCGACGTCGACCAGGCGCTGGCGGCCGCTCTTGCTCGCATTGGTTTCGGGGATCGGCGGCAACTGGCCGTCGGGATCGAAGCCGGAGGCGTCAGTGCCGAGCTGCACCGAGAGCGAGGCGATGGCGCTGTCGTAATGCACCATGCTGTCGAGTTTTGCCCTTTTCTCTTTGGCTTCGTCGACGCTGTCGCCGACCACCACGAAGGCGCCGGGCAGGATCTTCAGGTGTTCGGGGTTGCGGCCGATCTTCTCCATGCGGCCCTTGATATCGGCATAAAGTTTTTGGCCGTCGGCGAGAGGGCCGCCGCCGGTGAAGACGGCTTCCGCCGTCTCCGCCGCGAGTTGCCTGCCGTCTTCGGAGGCGCCGGCCTGCACGATCAGCGGCCAGCCCTGGACAGGGCGGGCGATGTTGAGCGGCCCGCGCACCGAGAGATATTTTCCCTTGTGATTGAGCACGTGCATTTTCGCCGGGTCGAAATAAAGCCCCGCCTCGACGTCGCGCACGAAGGCGTCGTCGGCAAATGAGTCCCAGAGGCCGGTGACCACGTCGTAGAACTCGCGCGCCCGCTTGTAGCGCTCGGCGTGCTCCATATGGTCGTCGAGCCCGAAATTGAGCGCGGCGTCCGGATTGGAGGTGGTGACGATATTCCAGCCCGCGCGCCCGCCCGAGATGTGGTCGAGCG
This window harbors:
- the rpmG gene encoding 50S ribosomal protein L33, with translation MAKAVTIKVKLVSTADTGFYYVAKKNSRTMTDKLVKKKYDPVARKHVEFKESKIK
- a CDS encoding LLM class flavin-dependent oxidoreductase — protein: MAQRQLKLGAFMRPVSIHTGAWRYPGAWPDANFNFARIKQLIQKLEAGKFDAFFMADHLAVLNMPVNALKRSHTVTSFEPFTLLSALAGATEHIGLIATGSTTFDEPYHVARRFASLDHISGGRAGWNIVTTSNPDAALNFGLDDHMEHAERYKRAREFYDVVTGLWDSFADDAFVRDVEAGLYFDPAKMHVLNHKGKYLSVRGPLNIARPVQGWPLIVQAGASEDGRQLAAETAEAVFTGGGPLADGQKLYADIKGRMEKIGRNPEHLKILPGAFVVVGDSVDEAKEKRAKLDSMVHYDSAIASLSVQLGTDASGFDPDGQLPPIPETNASKSGRQRLVDVAARDKLTVRQLAQRVGGYGGLSFVGTPQTIADQMEEWLMSRGSDGFNIMFPFLPAGLDDFVDKVVPELQRRGIFRTEYEGRTLRENLGLPRPKNRFFEG